The following coding sequences lie in one Apium graveolens cultivar Ventura chromosome 1, ASM990537v1, whole genome shotgun sequence genomic window:
- the LOC141713064 gene encoding uncharacterized protein LOC141713064: MTDIYYLCDAAYTNTRGYLTPYRNTRYWLADFRRQRALSKEEKFNHAHAKLRNVIERAYGVLKARFPILKQMAPYSFSTQRDIVIACIAVHNFIRKKKLEDELFDRCDQASLSDSDGEGDEGN; encoded by the coding sequence ATGACAGATATATATTATCTTTGTGATGCGGCATATACAAATACTCGTGGATATTTAACCCCATATCGTAATACAAGATATTGGTTAGCAGATTTTCGTCGTCAGCGTGCTTTAAGTAAAGAAGAAAAATTTAACCATGCACATGCAAAATTAAGAAATGTTATCGAGCGTGCTTATGGTGTGTTAAAGGCAAGATTTCCAATCCTCAAACAGATGGCTCCATATTCATTCTCTACGCAGCGAGATATTGTGATAGCTTGTATTGCAGTTCACAATTTCATAAGAAAGAAAAAACTAGAAGATGAATTATTTGATCGATGTGATCAAGCTTCCTTGTCGGATAGTGATGGAGAAGGAGATGAAGGGAATTAA